One part of the Lachnospiraceae bacterium JLR.KK002 genome encodes these proteins:
- a CDS encoding phage tail tape measure protein — MAETIRIEVAIDSLNETEAALSGVIRNFAGVGTAARQAGAASEEAGDKVSKFDRFAEKIQKNLSGWMKEKYEFVLKAADFVTAPVKGIVNLLKDPVLQVGEVFDVSFELADTIDAFRGFEAAMSQVEVVSGAAASDMGRLTDKARELGATTKFTAAESAEALQAMAMSGWEAGDMLDAMEGIFNLAAASGADLAQTSDIVADVLSDFGMKAGEAGHFADVLAAASSQSGTNVALLTETFQTVGAMAGMLGYSMEDVALAAGLMAGAQSSGARSGAALNAIFTRLSTNVDGAADALNGLGIAYFKADGSARGFGNMIQELRTATAGYTQEQKANLANTIAGADAQKEFLAILDATAEDYENLSSAVNHADGAAGEAAESMMDNLDGSITLLQGAVDEVKLSFGERIAPYVRGVAEWLTDAMPMVEEALESLMDFVDRQVDAARRKLDEIVESEEWKDADFFGKAKILWDDIIIEPFSDWWSSAGKAKVAEIAGDIGAGLGTGLKTGVMALLGIDLSGTLDEGASIGASFARGFSEGFDVSAITSKLGEAFQNLLSSAGKLLPGGEAADLSSLFSAALLMKMAGPLIGAGKMLAGSSVGKSIASSLMGSTGNAMVRGSGIMGLLANAGYGLSGGSSTAGMYFGDMAGAMSGGSAALLGAGATAGAIAGGASVVSGGIDFYKAYKSENEEEAAAYGESGAWKIAGAGTGALAGASIGAMFGGVMAVPGALIGAGIGGIAGWIKGNKVKEEYQEHVEEMEREAEKARKVFEATGFDMEDVKFKSEALQKAMEDTEVTTEQLAQYFQESCAQVMKEAFGDMKLSLTEVKELAEALTFGSMAEGLEEFSAAAEAAGESFASLEHVKSALAKQNWNVSLGLELSVEDREGYQAAIDSYITSVRDYLKDSHYEAAVALQLLTGGTDTKGLDDMYAGYETQVNELQEEMQRVLSESLSDGVISTEDKITVKIGGVEVEMSEADALTELQEQIAGITDKVSQAEENAGFESLKIKYGGAGLSEDSFAQLQTELQANGAQFQQNYDEALQVSLRNLDLARQEGTICPEEYDSLYQQIKEGYNSQIEALTARMEEFQLDTIASAFPKELDGILPDLEGSMTEKLTQAMEHALAVKPDVSEWNDSFIAEMFNLEEMEGEVRGDLEQLLKSTAVTIPRSYISALREDLPATDPSMEEETNSEDGMDVFSKRGNLHGAAMVKGIQEGIEAGKLHIRSSAENTVRDALSSPFAVMAKINIAPSFSMTAGTGIGASLASLFSEEGSGSKSGSGGGGGGKPANHGGGNPVTAGPKPERLAPGSHGPYAAPASPSYKGSALELYGQDRQASGFASYTGSGFTGYAMPVPDGNEEDTEEIWDSGEPLPGGQSSMTGIQVSVDVAMSPEFHISGSGGQQDGDMLQNIRQHLRELADEVGGEIAERLSEVFGNMPLKGQ, encoded by the coding sequence ATGGCTGAAACAATACGGATTGAAGTTGCCATAGATTCCCTGAATGAAACCGAAGCGGCACTTTCAGGAGTTATCCGTAATTTTGCAGGCGTGGGAACTGCGGCAAGGCAGGCGGGGGCTGCATCTGAGGAAGCCGGGGATAAGGTATCAAAATTTGACCGTTTTGCGGAAAAGATTCAGAAAAACCTGTCCGGATGGATGAAGGAAAAATACGAGTTCGTGCTGAAAGCTGCGGATTTTGTGACAGCTCCGGTGAAGGGAATCGTGAATCTTCTGAAAGATCCGGTGCTTCAGGTCGGTGAGGTATTTGATGTGAGTTTTGAGCTGGCGGATACAATTGATGCCTTCCGCGGATTTGAGGCTGCCATGTCCCAGGTGGAAGTCGTAAGCGGCGCTGCTGCTTCTGACATGGGCAGACTGACAGATAAGGCAAGGGAACTGGGGGCAACCACAAAATTTACTGCGGCAGAATCGGCAGAAGCCCTTCAGGCTATGGCCATGTCCGGATGGGAAGCAGGGGATATGCTGGATGCCATGGAAGGAATTTTCAACCTGGCGGCAGCCTCCGGAGCAGACCTTGCCCAGACCTCTGATATTGTGGCGGATGTTCTGTCTGATTTCGGGATGAAAGCCGGTGAAGCAGGGCATTTTGCCGATGTGCTGGCAGCAGCGTCCTCCCAGTCCGGTACGAATGTAGCACTGCTGACGGAAACCTTTCAGACTGTCGGAGCCATGGCCGGTATGCTGGGCTACTCCATGGAGGATGTGGCTCTTGCCGCCGGGCTGATGGCCGGCGCCCAAAGCAGCGGCGCCAGATCCGGCGCTGCCCTGAATGCCATCTTCACCAGGCTTTCCACCAATGTAGACGGCGCGGCAGACGCTCTGAACGGCCTTGGAATTGCATATTTCAAGGCGGACGGGTCAGCCAGGGGATTTGGGAATATGATACAGGAACTTCGTACTGCTACCGCAGGTTATACCCAGGAGCAGAAAGCAAATCTTGCAAATACGATAGCCGGTGCGGATGCCCAGAAGGAATTTCTGGCAATCCTGGACGCCACGGCAGAAGATTATGAGAATCTGTCATCTGCGGTCAACCATGCGGATGGCGCGGCCGGCGAGGCGGCAGAAAGCATGATGGATAACCTGGATGGCTCCATTACGCTCCTTCAGGGTGCGGTGGATGAGGTGAAACTGTCCTTTGGGGAAAGGATTGCGCCTTATGTCCGGGGAGTTGCGGAATGGCTGACAGACGCCATGCCCATGGTGGAGGAAGCGCTGGAGAGTCTGATGGATTTTGTGGACAGACAGGTGGACGCCGCCCGGCGTAAGCTGGATGAAATTGTAGAGTCAGAGGAGTGGAAAGATGCGGATTTCTTCGGGAAAGCGAAAATCCTGTGGGATGATATTATCATAGAGCCATTCAGTGACTGGTGGAGTTCCGCCGGAAAAGCAAAAGTTGCGGAGATTGCCGGGGATATTGGAGCTGGCCTTGGAACCGGACTGAAAACAGGTGTTATGGCGCTTTTGGGTATTGATTTGTCCGGAACTCTGGATGAAGGGGCAAGTATCGGTGCTTCCTTTGCCAGGGGATTTTCAGAAGGTTTTGATGTAAGCGCCATTACCTCGAAGCTGGGGGAGGCGTTTCAGAACCTGCTTTCCAGTGCAGGGAAATTACTGCCAGGCGGAGAAGCCGCAGATTTGTCTTCCCTCTTTTCTGCCGCCCTGCTGATGAAGATGGCCGGGCCGTTGATTGGCGCAGGGAAGATGTTGGCCGGAAGTTCTGTCGGGAAGTCGATAGCCAGTTCCCTTATGGGGTCAACCGGAAATGCAATGGTCAGGGGTTCAGGGATTATGGGACTTCTGGCGAATGCAGGGTATGGACTGTCGGGAGGCAGCAGTACGGCAGGGATGTATTTTGGCGATATGGCAGGAGCAATGTCTGGCGGTTCCGCTGCGCTTCTTGGCGCCGGCGCCACAGCCGGCGCTATTGCCGGAGGAGCCTCCGTTGTCAGCGGAGGAATAGATTTTTATAAGGCCTATAAGTCTGAAAATGAAGAAGAAGCGGCGGCATACGGGGAATCCGGTGCCTGGAAGATAGCGGGAGCCGGAACAGGCGCCCTGGCAGGAGCCTCTATTGGAGCAATGTTTGGTGGAGTTATGGCGGTGCCTGGAGCTTTAATTGGAGCAGGCATCGGCGGTATTGCCGGCTGGATAAAAGGAAACAAAGTCAAAGAAGAATATCAGGAGCATGTGGAAGAAATGGAGCGTGAGGCCGAGAAGGCCCGGAAAGTCTTTGAAGCCACAGGCTTTGATATGGAAGATGTGAAATTCAAAAGCGAAGCCCTGCAGAAAGCCATGGAAGATACGGAGGTCACCACAGAGCAGCTTGCACAGTACTTTCAGGAATCCTGTGCGCAGGTTATGAAGGAGGCTTTCGGGGATATGAAACTGTCCCTTACGGAAGTGAAGGAACTGGCGGAAGCTCTTACTTTTGGCAGTATGGCCGAAGGGCTGGAAGAATTTTCTGCCGCAGCGGAGGCTGCAGGGGAATCTTTTGCTTCTCTGGAACATGTAAAGTCCGCACTTGCAAAACAGAACTGGAACGTCAGTCTGGGCCTGGAACTGTCTGTGGAAGACAGGGAAGGGTATCAGGCAGCCATTGACAGTTATATTACTTCCGTCAGGGATTACTTAAAAGACAGCCATTATGAGGCGGCAGTGGCCCTGCAGCTTCTGACCGGAGGGACTGACACAAAAGGGCTGGATGATATGTATGCAGGGTATGAGACACAGGTAAATGAACTGCAGGAGGAAATGCAAAGGGTTCTGTCAGAATCATTGTCCGATGGAGTCATTTCCACAGAAGATAAAATTACTGTAAAAATTGGCGGTGTGGAAGTGGAAATGAGTGAAGCAGATGCTCTTACAGAACTTCAGGAGCAGATTGCAGGTATCACAGACAAGGTATCTCAGGCGGAAGAAAATGCAGGGTTTGAAAGTCTGAAAATCAAATATGGAGGGGCTGGCCTGAGTGAAGATTCTTTCGCTCAGCTCCAGACAGAACTGCAGGCCAATGGGGCTCAGTTCCAGCAGAATTACGATGAGGCTTTACAGGTGTCTTTAAGAAATCTTGACCTGGCGAGGCAGGAAGGAACAATTTGTCCGGAAGAGTATGACAGCCTCTACCAGCAGATAAAAGAAGGATATAACAGCCAGATAGAAGCGCTGACAGCCCGGATGGAAGAATTTCAGCTTGATACCATTGCATCCGCATTCCCGAAGGAGCTTGACGGAATACTGCCGGATCTGGAAGGCAGCATGACGGAAAAACTGACGCAGGCCATGGAACATGCGCTGGCGGTAAAGCCGGATGTTTCTGAATGGAATGATTCTTTTATTGCTGAAATGTTTAATCTGGAAGAAATGGAAGGAGAAGTGCGGGGAGATCTGGAGCAGTTGCTGAAATCGACTGCAGTTACCATTCCTCGAAGCTATATATCGGCTCTGCGGGAGGACCTGCCTGCAACCGATCCGTCCATGGAAGAAGAGACGAATTCTGAGGATGGAATGGATGTGTTCAGTAAGCGAGGAAATTTACATGGGGCTGCAATGGTTAAAGGGATTCAGGAAGGAATTGAGGCAGGGAAACTACACATTCGCAGTTCTGCAGAGAATACGGTGAGGGACGCATTAAGCTCACCATTTGCTGTAATGGCAAAGATTAATATTGCGCCGAGTTTTAGTATGACTGCCGGTACGGGTATTGGAGCTTCCCTTGCATCACTATTTTCAGAAGAAGGGAGCGGTTCCAAAAGCGGCAGCGGCGGAGGAGGCGGCGGAAAGCCGGCAAATCATGGGGGCGGAAATCCTGTCACCGCCGGTCCAAAGCCTGAAAGGCTGGCACCGGGAAGCCATGGACCATACGCTGCCCCTGCCAGTCCGAGTTACAAAGGCAGTGCACTGGAACTGTATGGACAGGACAGGCAGGCTTCTGGTTTCGCTTCGTATACAGGCAGCGGATTTACAGGATATGCCATGCCGGTTCCGGATGGAAATGAAGAAGATACAGAAGAAATATGGGACAGCGGAGAACCCCTTCCCGGCGGCCAGAGCAGTATGACAGGGATTCAGGTATCGGTGGATGTTGCCATGTCTCCGGAATTTCACATCTCCGGCAGCGGAGGGCAGCAGGATGGAGATATGTTACAGAACATCCGGCAGCATCTGCGGGAACTGGCAGATGAAGTCGGCGGAGAAATTGCAGAGAGGCTGTCAGAAGTATTTGGAAACATGCCTCTGAAAGGACAGTGA
- a CDS encoding DUF2634 domain-containing protein → MAGALFPVFEVPEFTEESAEYDVQYKRSAKWDVQAGDFVRDGANRVTECSGREAFMVWCYKTARTERYACLAYPSETGVEMEAAMEDDDEMTVESMVERTITDALLVNPRTESVQDFEFSWDGDEMHCRFRVKGMDWEEFITVTI, encoded by the coding sequence ATGGCAGGAGCTTTATTTCCGGTATTTGAAGTGCCGGAATTTACAGAGGAAAGTGCAGAGTATGATGTGCAGTATAAAAGAAGTGCGAAATGGGACGTACAGGCCGGGGATTTTGTCAGAGACGGGGCAAACCGTGTGACGGAGTGCAGCGGCCGGGAAGCATTTATGGTCTGGTGTTATAAAACAGCCCGGACGGAACGGTATGCCTGTCTGGCTTATCCTTCTGAGACTGGCGTGGAAATGGAAGCCGCCATGGAGGATGATGACGAAATGACGGTGGAATCCATGGTGGAGCGGACCATTACGGATGCACTTCTTGTAAATCCCAGGACAGAGTCCGTCCAGGATTTTGAATTTTCCTGGGACGGGGATGAAATGCACTGCCGGTTCCGGGTGAAGGGAATGGACTGGGAAGAATTTATTACAGTTACAATATAA
- a CDS encoding transposase, giving the protein MESAGSIRSLYRHFLSGITEKSLNAFYYACSYAKADFSRFMNVTAGMALKLIPEKLSSQPVFLCIDDTMIAKFGKKFEDASKLFDHAAHNGSNYLNGHCFVSVMLCVPVWNKDRIHYLCVPLGYRMWQKKESKLELAASMVRHVMPVLRTKKNVVLLCDSWYVKKSLVSIVDEYENLDLIGNARLDSVIYDLPPQRTGKRGRPATHGDRLSIQDDFTLSDEKIGGYYMAVRRVLTNIFGKRTVLAYVTSADKENGGRRLYFSTVFPEQLQIFCAWQEKSPLNQTGSSRMQFIPLMLYAFRWNIEVSYYEQKTFWSLCSYMVRSRKGIEMLVNLINIAYCAMKLLPYQDKTFSKYQTESVQEFRFVLSEQIRQQVFYSIFVKKAETHIKSKAIIKVLKQLIQHQGYYL; this is encoded by the coding sequence ATGGAGTCAGCAGGTTCCATCCGTTCGCTGTACAGACATTTTTTATCAGGGATTACAGAAAAATCCCTGAATGCATTTTACTATGCATGTTCTTATGCAAAAGCTGATTTTTCCAGATTTATGAATGTCACTGCTGGTATGGCTTTAAAGCTCATACCGGAAAAATTGTCCTCTCAGCCTGTCTTCCTGTGTATTGATGATACAATGATTGCAAAATTCGGCAAAAAATTTGAGGATGCTTCAAAGCTTTTTGACCATGCTGCGCATAATGGCTCTAATTACCTGAATGGACACTGTTTTGTGAGCGTAATGCTCTGTGTCCCTGTATGGAATAAGGACAGGATTCACTATCTGTGCGTACCGCTCGGATATCGCATGTGGCAGAAAAAGGAATCCAAACTGGAACTGGCTGCATCTATGGTGCGGCATGTAATGCCTGTCTTGCGTACAAAGAAAAACGTCGTCCTCCTTTGTGACAGCTGGTATGTAAAAAAGAGCCTTGTTTCTATCGTGGACGAATATGAAAACCTTGACCTTATAGGAAATGCAAGGCTTGATTCCGTCATTTATGATTTGCCGCCACAGCGGACGGGAAAAAGAGGACGTCCTGCAACGCATGGCGACAGGCTCTCCATCCAGGATGATTTTACTCTGTCTGATGAAAAAATTGGAGGCTATTACATGGCTGTGCGTCGTGTCCTTACAAACATTTTTGGCAAAAGGACAGTCTTGGCATATGTTACATCAGCGGACAAGGAAAATGGTGGCAGGCGTTTATATTTCAGCACAGTTTTTCCAGAACAGCTGCAAATATTCTGTGCCTGGCAGGAAAAATCCCCACTGAATCAGACAGGAAGCAGCCGTATGCAGTTTATACCTCTGATGCTTTATGCTTTTCGGTGGAACATCGAAGTTAGTTATTACGAACAGAAAACCTTCTGGTCATTATGCAGCTACATGGTGCGGAGCCGCAAAGGAATAGAAATGCTTGTCAATCTAATCAACATAGCGTATTGTGCAATGAAACTTTTGCCGTATCAGGACAAGACGTTTTCCAAATACCAGACAGAAAGCGTCCAGGAATTTCGTTTCGTACTGAGCGAACAAATTCGCCAGCAGGTATTTTATTCCATTTTCGTGAAAAAAGCCGAAACACACATAAAATCAAAAGCTATCATTAAGGTTTTAAAACAACTGATTCAGCATCAGGGATATTATTTATAA
- a CDS encoding baseplate J/gp47 family protein translates to MQPDFTAPDFMDNSSAEEIHERMMENLPDDIDDMPGGFPWDFTMPAALEKAELLQYHLTRALMAAFPQYAWDEWLDLHGKQVHLARHEAGKASGTICIAGLAGTEIAKGTVFCTPATESGPSLEFGTEETCTIGEDGKAEAGVTALEPGIMYNVKANAVSLMAKPVKGITEAGNPEPMKGGTDRESNDDYYDRVAAEYENSRTYLGNDGDYVRWAKEAGAGACIVVSAPHGPGTVKLVLVDSEGHPASEKLVQKVYDYIVSPDDREKRLLPTACAELECVAASTVPVSYMCTGILHDHTTDMEQIQKEFSEAVRQVYTDAKQEGVLRYNDVRPLLSAIHGVEDFDTFLINGAMENIRIPEEEYPETGTITFSQEKI, encoded by the coding sequence ATGCAGCCGGATTTTACAGCGCCGGATTTTATGGACAACAGTTCGGCGGAAGAAATTCATGAGAGGATGATGGAGAACCTGCCGGATGACATTGACGATATGCCGGGAGGATTCCCCTGGGATTTTACCATGCCCGCAGCCCTGGAAAAGGCGGAACTTCTTCAGTACCACCTGACACGGGCGCTGATGGCGGCTTTTCCCCAGTATGCATGGGATGAATGGCTGGATTTGCATGGAAAGCAGGTCCATCTGGCCAGACATGAGGCCGGGAAGGCCTCCGGAACAATATGTATAGCCGGTCTGGCCGGAACAGAAATTGCAAAAGGTACGGTGTTCTGTACGCCGGCAACGGAATCCGGGCCCTCCCTGGAGTTTGGTACGGAGGAAACCTGTACCATCGGAGAAGACGGAAAAGCGGAAGCGGGCGTTACCGCCCTGGAACCGGGGATCATGTACAATGTAAAGGCAAACGCTGTTTCCCTTATGGCAAAGCCGGTAAAGGGGATTACGGAAGCAGGCAACCCGGAACCAATGAAAGGCGGGACAGACCGGGAGAGCAATGACGATTATTATGACAGGGTTGCAGCAGAATATGAAAACAGCAGGACATACCTTGGGAATGACGGGGATTATGTCCGATGGGCGAAAGAAGCCGGGGCCGGAGCATGTATTGTGGTATCAGCCCCTCACGGGCCGGGAACGGTAAAGCTGGTGCTTGTGGATTCGGAAGGCCATCCGGCTTCCGAAAAGCTGGTGCAGAAAGTGTATGACTATATTGTATCACCGGATGACAGGGAAAAGAGGCTGCTTCCCACTGCCTGTGCAGAACTGGAATGTGTGGCTGCCTCAACGGTACCGGTTTCCTATATGTGCACCGGAATTCTGCATGACCATACCACAGATATGGAGCAGATTCAGAAAGAATTTTCCGAGGCAGTCAGGCAGGTCTATACAGATGCGAAGCAGGAAGGGGTTCTCCGGTATAACGATGTCCGCCCTCTGCTCAGCGCCATCCATGGGGTGGAGGACTTTGACACCTTCCTCATAAACGGAGCCATGGAAAATATCAGGATACCGGAGGAAGAGTACCCGGAAACCGGTACCATTACGTTCAGTCAGGAGAAAATATGA
- a CDS encoding putative phage tail protein, with translation MNTVKKTDMADFPDSESAKRQLSYVTEGFYDNSYVGKWLFQVMGLEYDDARRILEELPRQFFPETATWGLMYHEMKWGLPVRENLPYEERRKLIFRKRDFKAPMTPRRMETYFTNLLDFQVRVSDIHDAGKYGFVPEHPNIFRADFTGDGTLDAKAVKSVLDSLKQSHTVYIINDRVIIEVDNREPEKYSLSGMKVTVACSFWKKDTVDGSICPDRILRRLHMGIRQGAAVAGHQEKVEASAVFRKNEWYLDGTYRMDGTKEISAEITEEVL, from the coding sequence ATGAATACAGTAAAGAAAACGGATATGGCGGATTTCCCCGACAGTGAAAGCGCAAAAAGGCAGCTTTCTTATGTGACGGAAGGCTTTTATGACAATTCTTATGTTGGAAAATGGCTGTTCCAGGTAATGGGACTGGAATATGACGATGCCAGGAGGATTCTGGAAGAACTGCCCCGGCAGTTTTTCCCGGAAACAGCAACCTGGGGGCTTATGTACCATGAGATGAAATGGGGCCTGCCGGTCAGGGAGAACCTGCCTTATGAAGAACGACGAAAATTAATTTTCCGGAAGCGGGATTTTAAGGCTCCCATGACGCCCCGCCGGATGGAAACATATTTTACGAATCTGCTGGACTTTCAGGTCCGGGTGTCAGACATTCATGATGCCGGAAAATATGGATTTGTGCCGGAACATCCCAATATCTTCCGGGCAGATTTTACGGGGGACGGGACGCTGGACGCCAAAGCGGTGAAATCCGTGCTGGACAGCCTGAAACAGTCCCATACGGTTTATATTATAAATGACAGAGTTATCATAGAAGTGGACAACCGGGAACCGGAAAAATATTCCCTGTCCGGAATGAAGGTAACCGTGGCCTGTTCGTTCTGGAAAAAAGATACTGTGGATGGCAGCATATGTCCGGACCGTATCCTGCGGAGGCTCCATATGGGAATCCGGCAGGGAGCAGCAGTGGCAGGACATCAGGAAAAAGTGGAGGCCTCTGCTGTTTTCCGAAAAAATGAATGGTATCTGGATGGTACATATAGAATGGACGGAACAAAGGAAATAAGTGCAGAGATTACAGAGGAGGTATTATAG
- a CDS encoding phage tail protein, producing MADHANHAEAVVTLLARTKMMKARAGISPLPKIAGIAFGDGGTDSENQVPVPDGNQTELNHELLRKPMDRYTILSDTKCRYECTLEPGELTGAYISEAALYDEEGDLVAIKNFLPKGKDSDLAMTIQMDDEF from the coding sequence ATGGCAGATCATGCAAACCATGCAGAAGCAGTGGTAACCCTGCTGGCACGTACAAAGATGATGAAAGCGAGGGCGGGGATTTCGCCCCTGCCGAAAATCGCAGGGATTGCTTTCGGGGATGGCGGAACGGACAGCGAAAATCAGGTTCCGGTACCGGACGGGAACCAGACAGAACTGAACCATGAGCTGCTCCGAAAGCCAATGGACCGGTACACCATCCTGTCTGACACGAAATGCAGGTATGAATGTACGCTGGAACCGGGAGAACTTACCGGGGCATACATCAGTGAAGCAGCCCTTTATGATGAAGAAGGGGACCTGGTCGCCATTAAGAATTTTCTTCCCAAAGGGAAAGACAGCGACCTTGCAATGACCATACAGATGGATGATGAATTTTAG
- a CDS encoding NADP-dependent isocitrate dehydrogenase produces the protein MEKIRMTTPLVEMDGDEMTRILWKMIKDELICPFVELKTEYYDLGLEHRNETDDQVTFDSASATKKYGVAVKCATITPNAARVTEYNLKQMWKSPNGTIRAILDGTVFRAPITVKGIEPCVRNWKKPITIARHAYGDVYKASEMKIPGAGKCELVYTGEDGTETRELIHEFTGAGIIQGQHNLNESIESFARSCFNFALDTKQDLWFATKDTISKKYDHTFKDIFQDIYDKEYDEKFRAAGIEYFYTLIDDAVARIMKAEGGFIWACKNYDGDVMSDMVSSAFGSLAMMTSVLVSPEGYYEYEAAHGTVQRHYYKHLKGEETSTNSVATIFAWTGALRKRGELDSLPELSAFADKLEQACLSTIESGKMTKDLALITTLEHPTVLNSEGFIKAIRETLEGLL, from the coding sequence ATGGAAAAAATTAGAATGACAACACCCCTGGTAGAGATGGACGGAGACGAAATGACCCGTATTCTCTGGAAAATGATTAAGGACGAACTGATTTGTCCCTTTGTGGAGTTAAAAACAGAATATTATGACCTTGGTCTGGAACACAGGAACGAGACAGACGACCAGGTGACCTTTGATTCTGCCAGTGCCACGAAAAAATACGGTGTGGCAGTAAAATGCGCCACGATTACGCCAAATGCAGCTCGCGTGACAGAGTATAATTTAAAACAGATGTGGAAAAGTCCCAACGGAACCATCCGCGCCATTCTGGACGGAACGGTATTCCGGGCGCCCATTACGGTGAAGGGCATTGAACCCTGTGTCCGAAACTGGAAAAAGCCCATTACCATTGCCCGTCACGCCTACGGAGATGTGTACAAGGCCAGCGAAATGAAGATTCCGGGAGCAGGAAAATGCGAGCTTGTATATACCGGGGAAGACGGAACAGAGACCAGAGAATTAATCCATGAATTTACCGGAGCCGGTATTATACAGGGACAGCATAACCTGAACGAATCTATTGAGAGCTTTGCCAGAAGCTGCTTTAATTTTGCTCTGGATACGAAGCAGGATTTGTGGTTTGCCACAAAAGACACTATTTCCAAGAAATATGACCATACCTTTAAAGATATTTTCCAGGATATCTATGACAAAGAATACGATGAGAAATTCAGGGCAGCAGGCATTGAGTATTTTTATACTCTGATAGACGATGCGGTGGCGCGGATTATGAAGGCCGAAGGCGGTTTTATCTGGGCGTGCAAGAATTATGACGGAGACGTCATGAGCGATATGGTAAGCTCTGCTTTCGGCTCTCTTGCCATGATGACTTCCGTACTGGTATCCCCGGAAGGATATTATGAATATGAGGCAGCCCATGGAACGGTACAGCGTCATTACTACAAACATCTGAAAGGAGAGGAAACCTCCACCAACTCTGTGGCGACGATTTTTGCATGGACAGGGGCTCTCCGCAAGCGTGGAGAACTGGACAGCCTGCCGGAACTTTCCGCGTTTGCGGACAAGCTGGAACAGGCCTGCCTTTCTACCATTGAATCCGGAAAAATGACGAAAGATCTGGCCCTGATTACAACACTGGAGCATCCCACAGTATTAAACAGCGAGGGATTTATCAAAGCAATCCGGGAGACGCTGGAGGGATTGCTGTAA